In Thiofilum sp., the genomic window TAGACTGTAACAGCAATTGCGTGCGGTAACGTCCGGCACGTTTTTCTAGCATAGCCGTAGTAGGTCCTAATAACATGACCCCACCTAAGCCAAATAGTTGTAAGTGTTCCGCTATTTTTTCTAACGCTTCCAATGCTTCATTCAATTCAGGCGCATTAGCACGCAATAAGGCTTGATAACCAAAGGGTGGATAGTGCCAACGGCGGCGCTCTTCTAATAACTGGCGTGCAAATAAGGTATAGCCTTGCTCTAGTAAAGTCACTAATGCCGGATTTTCAGGATGCTGGGTCTGAATAATGACTTGTCCAGCTTTATCACTGCGCCCCGCTCGTCCTGCCACTTGCACTAATAATTGCCCAAAGCGTTCGCGTGCATGGTATTCCGAACTTAATAAGGCTGCATCGGCTTCTAAGACTACAACTAAGGTAAGATTGGGGAAATCATGTCCTTTAGCTAGCATTTGCGTACCGACCAAGATAGCCGTTTGATGATCATGTACTTGTTGCAAACGCTCGGCGAGTGCTCCTTTGCGTGAGGTACTGTCACGGTCAATGCGAATAATGGGAATAGTAGGAAAAGTTTGTTCAAGCACTAATTCTAAACGCTCGGTTCCTTGTCCTTGGGTTAATAATTGAGGATGACCACAATGAGGGCATTGTTCGGGAACGAGTTTTTCTACCGAACAATGATGGCAGATGAGCTTACCTTGGCGGGCGTGATAGGTCATATTGGCGCTGCAATATTCACATTGCCCTGACCAGCCACAAGAAGGGCACATGAGCAGGGGGGCAAACCCGCGCCGATTAATAAATAGCATGACCTGCTCTTGACGTGCGAGAGTGTCTTTAATCATGGCTAAGGTAGTAGTCGACAAACCACTACGCAAGGTTTGCCCGCGTATAGTTTGCAATTGTACGCTCGGTGGCTTAGCTGTACCGGGGCGTTGACCTAAATGAAAATAATGAAAGCGTCCACTATCGGCATTGTGTAAAGTTTCTAGTGCAGGTGTGGCAGAGCCTAAAATAATAGGAATATTCAGCATTTGAGCGCGTTTAATGGCTAAATCCCGCCCGTGATAACGAAAACCCTCCTGTTGCTTAAACGATAAATCGTGTTCCTCATCAATAATAATCAAACCTAAATGAGGGCAAGGGGTAAATACCGCTGAACGTGTACCAATAATAATACGTACTTGTTGTTGACGGGCTTGTAGCCATGCTTGTAAACGCTCTTGATCACTCATACCCGAATGCAAACAGACCATGCGCTCATGGGGATAATGCACCCGAAAGCGTTCTAATAGTTGAGGGGTTAGGCTGATTTCAGGAACCAGCACCAGTACTTGTCTGCCCTGCGCTAAAATAGGCGCCATAACTCTTAAATAGACTTCCGTTTTACCACTACCCGTAATGCCATGTAATAACACGGGTTTGAGTTCGGTCTGATTGAGTGCTTGTTGCATCCCTTCAATAGTGGCGAGCTGTTGCGGAGTTAAAGTTAAATGTGGAGCGGTGGCAATGTGGTCTAAAGGGGGGGGAGGTAAAGTGGTACTGGATACTAAACCCT contains:
- a CDS encoding primosomal protein N', which translates into the protein MNTLPPVVHVAVQRPFYSTLDYSYDPQQGSIPIGSRIEVKLTGRSTVGLVMGSSATPTLADPKKLKAISRVMDDEPILDAHLVELLDWAAKYYHEPIGEVVFTALPTLLRQNRPLHLPIWWQLHTTDTAPTELQRAKRQLALYEWLKAQGGYVSEEAVAAWAGNGWRVIMRQLEAKGLVSSTTLPPPPLDHIATAPHLTLTPQQLATIEGMQQALNQTELKPVLLHGITGSGKTEVYLRVMAPILAQGRQVLVLVPEISLTPQLLERFRVHYPHERMVCLHSGMSDQERLQAWLQARQQQVRIIIGTRSAVFTPCPHLGLIIIDEEHDLSFKQQEGFRYHGRDLAIKRAQMLNIPIILGSATPALETLHNADSGRFHYFHLGQRPGTAKPPSVQLQTIRGQTLRSGLSTTTLAMIKDTLARQEQVMLFINRRGFAPLLMCPSCGWSGQCEYCSANMTYHARQGKLICHHCSVEKLVPEQCPHCGHPQLLTQGQGTERLELVLEQTFPTIPIIRIDRDSTSRKGALAERLQQVHDHQTAILVGTQMLAKGHDFPNLTLVVVLEADAALLSSEYHARERFGQLLVQVAGRAGRSDKAGQVIIQTQHPENPALVTLLEQGYTLFARQLLEERRRWHYPPFGYQALLRANAPELNEALEALEKIAEHLQLFGLGGVMLLGPTTAMLEKRAGRYRTQLLLQSSQRKALHTLLNYLTRTTKQLKFPANVRWSIDVDPLDLT